From a single Solenopsis invicta isolate M01_SB chromosome 6, UNIL_Sinv_3.0, whole genome shotgun sequence genomic region:
- the LOC113005242 gene encoding uncharacterized protein LOC113005242 translates to MFGVWTGVAVRRRGVTLHSLKNKYVSFSDITQESIANDAENSNASDNIDLHVLSDREHVYMRKGNKNKRIRKGIRYAGNLSDDKLNEMSPESLQKFIKKIKVI, encoded by the exons AtgttcggcgtttggaccggagtggCGGTGCGACGGAGGGGCGTAACATTAcacagtttaaaaaataaatacgttagTTTCAGCGATATAACCCAAGAAAGTATAGCAAACGATGCAGAAAATAGCAATGCATCAGATAATATAGATTTACATGTTTTATCTGATAg AGAACATGTGTACATGAGAAAagggaataaaaataaaagaataagaaaaggaATTAGATATGCTGGTAATCTGTCCGATGACAAATTAAATGAAATGTCTCCAGaaagtttacaaaaatttattaaaaaaataaaagttatataa